The Salvelinus namaycush isolate Seneca chromosome 16, SaNama_1.0, whole genome shotgun sequence genome has a segment encoding these proteins:
- the LOC120061186 gene encoding small integral membrane protein 29-like isoform X2, whose translation MNSTTQPPAIIDGDVAVSSVLVPFFLITFIGIAAAVVMYVRRKRRIDRLRHQLLPVYTYDPSEELHEVEQEMLWKEEDTKVVKGWARSYQQQRPLLMKDAHA comes from the exons ATGAACAGCACTACTCAGCCCCCTGCCATCATAGACGGGGATGTGGCAGTCAGTtctgtgttggtaccattcttccTCATCACCTTCATCGGGATAGCTGCAGCTGTG GTGATGTATGTGCGCAGGAAGAGAAG AATTGACAGGCTCCGGCACCAGTTGCTTCCAGTCTATACCTACGACCCCTCAGAAGAATTACATGAAGTTGAACAGGAAATGCTGTGGAAAGAGGAAGATACTAAG GTGGTGAAGGGTTGGGCACGGTCCTACCAGCAGCAACGTCCCCTGTTGATGAAAGATGCCCATGCATGA
- the LOC120061186 gene encoding small integral membrane protein 29-like isoform X1, producing the protein MNSTTQPPAIIDGDVAVSSVLVPFFLITFIGIAAAVVMYVRRKRRIDRLRHQLLPVYTYDPSEELHEVEQEMLWKEEDTKTILSPDVLSLYICVRYKLRVVHVGEKL; encoded by the exons ATGAACAGCACTACTCAGCCCCCTGCCATCATAGACGGGGATGTGGCAGTCAGTtctgtgttggtaccattcttccTCATCACCTTCATCGGGATAGCTGCAGCTGTG GTGATGTATGTGCGCAGGAAGAGAAG AATTGACAGGCTCCGGCACCAGTTGCTTCCAGTCTATACCTACGACCCCTCAGAAGAATTACATGAAGTTGAACAGGAAATGCTGTGGAAAGAGGAAGATACTAAG ACAATTTTGTCACCTGACGTGCTATCACTTTACATTTGCGTGCGGTATAAACTGCGTGTCGTCCATGTGGGGGAAAaactctga
- the LOC120060704 gene encoding suppressor of cytokine signaling 2-like — MPKSSGVPSPSGPMIIPTSAPDKSLNAVRLKDSELEPRRIESREDAARLQRAMSHLQESGWYWGPLTAAQAKQVLIDAPEGTFLLRDSSYQGYLLTLSVKTSLGPTHLRIEHATSMFGFDSVIVARPRLRRFEGAVDLVQHYALTYKHLATQNDTGGGNPSAPTEKTLQLKLTRPLHKVSPSLQHLCRITINQHSRCHQDLPLPRRLQDFLLEYPFVL; from the exons ATGCCCAAATCCTCCGGTGTACCATCGCCTTCAGGCCCAATGATTATTCCGACCAGTGCCCCCGACAAATCCCTCAATGCAGTCCGGCTAAAGGACAGCGAGCTGGAGCCACGTCGAATTGAGTCAAGAGAGGATGCCGCACGGTTGCAAAGAGCCATGTCTCACCTTCAGGAGTCAG GCTGGTACTGGGGCCCCCTGACAGCTGCTCAGGCTAAGCAGGTTCTGATTGATGCTCCAGAGGGGACTTTCCTTTTGCGGGACAGCTCCTACCAGGGCTacctcctcaccctgtctgtgAAGACCAGCCTTGGCCCCACACACCTCCGTATAGAGCACGCCACTAGCATGTTTGGCTTCGACTCTGTAATTGTGGCACGGCCACGACTGCGGAGGTTTGAGGGTGCTGTAGATCTGGTGCAGCACTATGCCCTGACTTACAAGCATCTGGCCACTCAAAATGACACAGGGGGGGGTAACCCTTCGGCCCCTACAGAGAAAACTCTGCAGCTCAAACTCACCCGGCCCCTCCATAAAGTCTCCCCTAGTCTCCAGCACCTTTGCCGCATCACTATCAACCAGCATTCTCGCTGTCACCAGGACTTACCCTTGCCTAGGCGGCTACAGGACTTTTTGCTGGAATACCCTTTTGTGTTGTAG